A window of Dehalogenimonas sp. WBC-2 genomic DNA:
CCCATATATCAACACCAAGATACGGATGACGGCCCTGATGGTAGGTAACCAGATTGTTGTAGACAGGTTCGGCAGTGGCTGAATTGATGGCATAATTAATACCGGCAGCCTCTCCCAAACTATTGATACCGATAACTTCACCGTCAAGATTGATGAGTGGTCCGCCGCTATTGCCGTTGGTGATGAAAACGTCGAATTGGATGAGGTCTGGATACCAATAATCATTGTCAACCCAATAGCTAAGGAGATTGCTAACAATACCCAGAGTTACGGTGCTGCCATAATCAGCAGGGGAATAACCCAGAGGATTGCCCAGGGCGATAATGGTGTCACCGAGTTGTAGATTTGTTGTATCTCCAAATTGTGCCGCCGTTAGATTATGGGCGTTTATTTTAATCACAGCCAGGTCCATGAGATCGTCCTCCCAAATATTGACGACATCATAAATCCGCCGGTCCTGGGTGATGACGAGAGCGTCTGTGGCACCGGCAACAACGTGACGATTAGTCAGGATATAGCCTTCGGTATCCATGATGACGCCTGAACCTGAGGCAACCCCGGAGGAAGAATAGGTCTCGATATACACCAAAGACGGTAAAACTTTTGAAATGGCCTTTTGGACGACGGTTTGTTGGTCAACCAGCTCAGCGATCTGTTGATTAACAGTATTAAGTTTACCATCGGCAGTGCCTAGTTGGTTTTGTAATCCACTGATGGTGTTTTGAGAAGTTGACAGCTGACTGGACAGGCTGTTGATCTCCTGTTGGGCATCCTTCAGATCCGCGCTAGTTTGGAAAGCCATGAAGCCACTTACCCCGCTGAATGCCAGCAAGGCGACTAAAGCGACAATAACGAATTTGCGGAAACCTGAATCCATAATGACGCCTCCATATGCCAGATTGACACTTTTAACAAGTGCGGGATTGACTGGGCAGACACGATTATTCTAGGCTTGCCTACATGTTGTGTCAATACCTTTTTGTGGGACCATAAAATATCAAACTAACCGACTGGGAGGCGGGTTGACCCTTAAACTTCATAATACCCCGCTCGTCCCGGTTTCACCGGTATAAGCAAGACTCTCTGCATGCTCCTGGCAATGCGCTCTCTTCCACCATGACATTTGTAGTTGTTGACGGCATACTAGTGGCTGTTATAATAGGGAGGTTCAGGAGAAATGATGGAAAAATTGAAAGCCGCACTCATAGAATTGGCTTATGTCCTGTTAGGGGCAGTGGCTATTTTTCTGGTTTTTCAGCTTACGCTGCAAAACTCAATAGTTGATGGCACCAGCATGGAGCCTAATCTGGTGGATGCCGACCGGTTGCTGGTGAGTAAGGTGAGCTATATCTTCAGTGAGCCGCAACGCGGCGATATTATTGTCTTTCCCTCACCTTATGAAGATGGCCGCGAGTTTATCAAGCGGATCATCGGTATGCCGGGAGAAACCGTTGAGATTATTAACGGTGTTATTTACATAAATGGTGAAAAACTGGAAGAGCCGTATATCGTTAACCACGATAATCGCACTATGGCTACAATCACAGTTCCGGAAGGTGAATACTTTGTACGGGGTGACAACCGGCCGGTCAGCCTGGATTCCACTCAGGGTTGGACGGTCAGCCGTGATGAGATTGATGGCAAGGCCTGGTTTGTATTCTGGCCGTTCGATAGTTTTGGCGGGGCGCCAAATTACAAATTTCAGATTACTGCTGTGGGCATTCTGATATTGCCGTTAATCATGCCGCGACGTTTGAAGGGCAACGGCCATTAACGGTGTCGAATCGTTATTCGTGGAAGCGGGGGCGGTGCTTAAAGGGCATTTTCTGCTAACTTCCGGCTTACATTCTCCTGTTTATTGGGAGAAATTCCGGGTAATTGAAAATCCGGTAGCGGCGGTGCCCCTGTGTGCCATGATTGCGCAAGAGTATAAAGGAAAAGGCGTGGAACTGGTGGTAGGGCCGACGACAGGCGGCATTATCCTGGCTTTTGAAGTGGCGCGTCAGATGGGATTGCCAGCGGCCTTTGCTGAAAAGACAGCCTCCGGTCAACGGGAGTTCCGGCGCGGTTTCAAGATCAAACCTGGTGAGCGTATCCTGGTTGTTGATGACGTGTTAACCACTGGCAAAAGTGTTCGCGAGGTCATCGAGGCAGTAAAAAAGCATAATGGTGAGATCATCGGCTTTGGCGTATTGGTGGACCGCTCGGAAAATGATTTAGGCTTTGGGGCACCGCTTTTCAGTTGCTTGCGCGCTGTTACCCCGGCCTATAAAGCCGAAGACTGTCCTTTATGCCGGGCGGGAGAACCGCTAACCAAGCCCGGGAGCAGTTGATTTGGATACGGTTCTCATTATAGTGGTGGCGGCGCTGGGGGCATTTCTGCTGGTTAGCGTCAATTATTATTTCATCAAATGGCGCTTTGAGGCGCGTTTCCGGGAGTGGCAGACGCAGGAACAGGCACATTGGCGGGTTGAGATAGATAGAGCCTCCAAACAGGCAGTAACCCAGAGCCGGGCGGTGTTGGGAGGCAAGTTCACCGAGCAGATGGCACCTTATCTACCGGAGTTTAAGTATGATCCGACCGAAGCCCGTTTTATCGGCAGCCCCATTGACCTTGTCGTTTTCCCGGGCTTGGCGACCGGAGATCCTCGGGAGATTATAATCATGGAAGTCAAGAGCGGACAGAATTGCCAATTAACGCCAGCCCAAAAAAAGATCAGGGAACTTGTTGAGGACGGCATGGTGCGTTGGGAGCTCATCGAGCGGCGATGCCCGGTAGATGATGACACAACGTCAGAATAATCACCGTTGATGACCTATCCGCTGGACATTCGGCCCCTGGCTGAATCTGAACTGCCGCAACTGACCCGCTTGATTCAAGATACTATCAAGCATTCCTACGGAGAGTGCTATCCACCGGGGGTTGTCCGGCTTTTCACCAACTACCACTCGACAGATAAGATTCTCAAGGATGTGACCACCAGAACCGTTCTGGTCGGCTGGCTGGATAGTATTCCTGTGGCTACCGGCAGTCTCATCGGCGATTATGTCTCCCGTGTCTTTGTGCATCGCACATATCAGGCGCGGAGCTACGGTAAAATGATGGCTGAAGAGATAGAAAAACTGGCGGCGGTACGGGATATCAAATGTCTGGAATTGACGCGGCTATCGGTTCGCGCCTTTTTTGGCAGACCTGTGGTTATCATGTCGGGTCTCATCAACTGGAACTGGTCGAAGATGAAACCCTGGAATAATATAAAATGTTCAAAAGGCTTTGACTATCCATCTGTGATCCTTTCTTTTCAGTTTCATAATATATAGATTTATTTTGACTTGAACCAGAACTGTGTTACTTTGGAATGAGAGCATCTAAGTGATGTATGGGAAAAAAACCCAGAAAGAGGTTCGAAATGGGAAAAATCAAAAGGATACTTAACCGCTCGGTAATGATTTGCGTCATTGCCATCGTAGCCATCGTGTTGCCGTTCGGCTGTTCCTCCGGTGATGAGTCAACTACGCCAACGACAGGCAACGGCGAGGTTTATTTTACGATATCGGATGCTTCAACTGACCTGCAATCGGTGACCAAGTATGAGGTGACCATTGATAAAGTAGAAGCGCATGTGGAAGGCGGCAGTTGGACGGTAATATCTACCGAGTCCAAAACCTATGACCTGATTCAGTTGAAAAATCAAAATCAGATCATGCTGGTCGCGTCATCCAGCATCAAGGCCGCCAATTACGACCGGGTGCGTTGCAATGTAGCCAAGGCGACAATTACCGACAATACCGGGGTGCATCAGGCGACATTGGTAAAGAACACCTGTGAGTTCGACAGCCGGTTTGAGATTAAATCTGACACCAAGGCCAGCGTCAATCTTGATTTCTTAGCCGATAAATGCCTGTATCTTACGACCGATGGCAAATATGTCATGGCAACTTCAATCCGTTGTGAAACCCGTAACAGCGCCCAGATTCAGGTCTCATCTAACAACGAGGTTCAGATTTCCGGTGGCCAAACACAGACCAATGCCCACTACGGCATGGGTATGGACGGGATGATGAAAAGCGGCTTTGAACTGGCGGCCGATGCCGCCCTCAAAATTGAAGGCAGCGCCGTTGTAGTTATCACTGGTCAGGCAATGTTCTATGGTACGGTAAGTTCAGTCAATATAGGCAGCCAGACCTTGACCTGCGCCCGTGCGGGTGGTAGTGCCATGACCTTGAATTTTGCTTCCAGCACTCAACTGCTAATTAATGGCACGCTCTCCCTGTTAGGTCTGGTAGACGTTTCCGGGCAGACAGGCAAACCATGTTGGGTTGTGTACGATACAACCACTAATACCTGCATTAAGGCTTTCATAGGTACCGGATTTACGGCTAGTTAGATAGTCGGGATAATAGATGGTATGGCCGCGGTGGTAAAGTCCAACTGCCGTCGGACAACCCTCTTCAACGGAAAATGGCATTGACGCTGTTGGTATAAGCGTACTGCACATGGACGTGACCGTTCATTCTACCCATACCTCGGTACTAGATGGTACCGAGGTATGGGTGTATACGTAGTGGAATCGGTTCCATCAACCGTAGTCCAAGGCAAAGTATCGTGCTGACGGGCATTCCAAGTGCACTATTTTGGCGGTTACAGGAAATACCACACCCTCAATCATTTCATTATCCCTCACCATACACCATTCCGACCTGAAATATCACCGGTCAGGAAAGCATACGGTCATCGCTTAGTTCCGGGTGCGCTGCGCTAAATTAAGTACTCAATTAACATAAAACAAGTATAAGTACCAATTACAATGCCGTTAAGACTATGAAAGAATGAAGTTGGAGTCACAACAAGAAGGAGCATCAAAATGGAAAAGAACGAAGTAAACGGGAAGATCAAGCAAGCGAAGGGCAAGGTTGAGGAGGAGATTGGCAAAATGAAAGGTGACAAACCGATGCAAATGCGGGGAAAAAGCGAACAAATAGTTGGCAAAGCCCAGGAGACCATCGGTAAAGTCCAGGGAAATGCCAATAAAGCTATCAAGAAGTTATAGTAAACAGAATAATGGTGTATTTAAGAAAGGCAGGATAGAATGGCTTCATTTAAATGTAGTGATATTGGCATGAAGTGCGGTTTTGAAGTGAAAGACGATAACGAAAAAGAGTTATTGCATCTAATCGGCCATCATGCGGAAGAAACACACGGCATGAAAACTATTCCAGCTGATACCATGGAGAAGATTAATAAAGCTATTAAACCACCGGTTAAAGACATGCCATCAGTATCCCACACACACGAAAAACACGATCACCACTAGAAAATAGGGTCAAAAGACAAGTGACCAGGCCAGACTGATGGCCTTACATGTTCAAAAGAGAAGCGCCTGATTAGAAATGACCAGGCGCTTCATTACATCATCGCCGATAGACACAACTGGTCTGCGTTTATATTCAAGCCAGTAGTGGCGGCGGGTTATTGAGGAACTAATCCATCACCCCTGATCCTCTTCATCCTCATGACGCCGTCTTTTTAGCAGGAATAAAATGAAGAAACCGGCCACTGCTACCGCGGCGATTATGCCGCCAATCAGCGGCCAATTGACTTCATCCGCTGGCGGCGGTACAGGCAGGTCGGTGACGGTAAAACTGCTGTTGAGACTAGCCACTGTCACGGTATATACACCGGAAATGTTCTTGATTACGCTGAAAGACGCCTCCTGGTTGCGGCCGGGGTCAACAGTTACTTCCCGGCTGTCGGCCACCACACCGTCGATATTGAGTATGACGTTGTAACTGCCGGTTTGGCCGCCGCTGTTGGTCACGACGACAATGACAGTGACCGCATTGCCGACATAGATATGTGTCGGGGTGACGGTCAAACCGGTGACCGTCAGCACCGCCGGGGATTCCGGCGGCAACGGTTCATAGCCGATAACGGCCAAGGACATGAAGCGCCGCGGCCGGACGGTGATAGTGTTGTTCTGGCTGTCAACCACCGATTCCAGTTCCACCCACAGGCCGGTTTGGTCGTCATAGTAGGCGATGACCAGTGACTCTTCATCGAAACCGGGCGGCAGGTCCGCCGGGTTGTAGTGCAAGGTGAGTATCAGCGGCGGATCGAAAGTAGCGCCGTGCGGTTCAAAGTCATATACAGGACCGATCAGCTCCGCCTGCGGCGGCGGTGGCGGCGGTTCCGGTAACGGCACGATGGAAATCAGCGTCAGCGGCTGCCCGTCGCCGGTCAGGCCGGTAGTGTCCTCGGGAATGGTCAGGCCAGCCAGACCGTCTTCAGAGGTGACGACCACCGGCCCGGTGAAACGGCCACCAGCGGTGACCATGCCGCTGACATCGGCGGTACCCGGCGGTAACGGCGTGGTCGGCGGCGGCGGTTCTTCCGGCGGCAGTGCCGGGGTGACGAAGGTGTAATCCAAGGAAACGGCGATGGATTCGCCGTCGCCGGTAAAGACGGACCTGACCCGGAAATGGTAGGTGGTGCCGGGGGCCAGCCCGGTCAGGCTGACGCTGTGACTCAGGACAAGACTGGTATCAACCGTTGTCTGACGGGTGTAATCGGCGGTATCAGCATGGGCCGCCGTACCGTAAAATACCTGCGAAGTAGCGGCGGCATTGGTCTGCCAGGAAATGACGGCGCCGGAGTAGCCGATATTGGAAACGGCGACACCGGTGATCAGCAGCGGTTCGGTGCTGGCTTCCTGTCCGGCAGCATAAGCCGGCAGGGCCGGAGCCAGGAGCAATATCATCAGAGTCAGGGCCAGGAGGAGACGGCCGAATCTGTTATTGTTCATGGCGTTTCACCGAGGATAGTAATCGTCGAGGTGCCCGACTTGAGGGCCACGCTGCTCAAGGTGATGGTGAGATAGAGGTCCTTCTGAGCGGCTGCCCCATCCGTTGCCTTGCCGATGGTCACGCCGGTGCTCTGATTTGAACCGAAAGTGACGCTACCGGTAACCGCAGCGGCATCGGCGCAGGCCGCTCCCTGGTCGTTGACGAGAAAATACTCAGCGGTGACGATGCCGTTGCTGAATTCCGTAATGTTATACCAGACGATATAGGCGATATCAGCCGTATTGACCAGAGTTACGACCGGTTTGGCGGTCCCGGCATCACCGAACAGTTGCGTCTGGCTGTGGTCGTTGGCCGGGTTGGTCACAGCGGTGCCCGGGGAGGCGGCGGGAAAAGTGATATCGGCGACCGCAAGCAAATAGGTCTGGTCCCGGACCTCAATGGAGGCCGAGCCGGTGGTGGCCGCGGTGGTAAAGTCCCAACTGCCGTCGGACAAGCCGCTCCAATTGGCGCCGTCGTAGACCCTGACCCGCCAGAAATACTGAGTACCTCCCGAGAGGGTAATGCCTACGCTGTAGGTGATATCGCCGCCGCTGTCCCAGGGGCCACCGGTACTATAATCGGTGACGTCAATCAGCGGTGAGGTAAAGTCCGAATTATTGTCCAACTGGATATCGAATTGAGTAGCACTATCAGATTCAGGGTCGGAGTAGTTGAAGACCAGGTCGGGGCTGGTACTGACACCTGAGGCACCGTCAGCCGGGGCGATCAGGGTGGGAATATCCGGGGGCTGGTTGACAGGGGCATAGGTTACTTCCAGTTTAGGCCAGAAGTCGCTGTCGGCTGATTCACGGCTGTTGAAGTAGATATACTGCGCCGATACCAATGTTTCATCAGAATCCTTGATAAGGAAATGGGCGTCTATACTGTTGTCGTAGGCGTACTGGACCTGGGCGGTAACCGTCCATTCCATCCAGACATCTTGGCCTGCCGGCACGTTGGTGGTGACGCCATCATCAGTAGTGTAATCTCCACCGGGCGAAGCCCATGCTAAAGAACCATCCTGCCGGGAATTCCATGAAGCCGAACCGGTCTCTACAGCGCCATCGGCGGTACCCTCCACCCAGTCGGTTGAGGTAACCCGGTAGGCCCCGTAGATTCTTCCCAGAAGAGTGATGTTTGTATTGATATACAACCTCAGGGTGGCACTGCTGATGACCTGACCGGCAGGCAGGCTGTCAACAGCGAATTTGAGTAGTATTCTCTGGTTATCGTCAATCAGACTCTGAACCCGCAGGTCAACTGCGCCGCCGTAGTTATTATTGTCCATAGC
This region includes:
- a CDS encoding orotate phosphoribosyltransferase, which encodes MEAGAVLKGHFLLTSGLHSPVYWEKFRVIENPVAAVPLCAMIAQEYKGKGVELVVGPTTGGIILAFEVARQMGLPAAFAEKTASGQREFRRGFKIKPGERILVVDDVLTTGKSVREVIEAVKKHNGEIIGFGVLVDRSENDLGFGAPLFSCLRAVTPAYKAEDCPLCRAGEPLTKPGSS
- a CDS encoding serine protease DegP/HtrA do-like gives rise to the protein MDSGFRKFVIVALVALLAFSGVSGFMAFQTSADLKDAQQEINSLSSQLSTSQNTISGLQNQLGTADGKLNTVNQQIAELVDQQTVVQKAISKVLPSLVYIETYSSSGVASGSGVIMDTEGYILTNRHVVAGATDALVITQDRRIYDVVNIWEDDLMDLAVIKINAHNLTAAQFGDTTNLQLGDTIIALGNPLGYSPADYGSTVTLGIVSNLLSYWVDNDYWYPDLIQFDVFITNGNSGGPLINLDGEVIGINSLGEAAGINYAINSATAEPVYNNLVTYHQGRHPYLGVDIWDYEKPVNGETFATQLLGAEITDLAPGSPAIAAGLRVGDIITSANGETIGLSIDLLRILWRLEAGDSLTLAVDRGASQITVTVQLTLRPTNALFYIF
- a CDS encoding signal peptidase I; translated protein: MEKLKAALIELAYVLLGAVAIFLVFQLTLQNSIVDGTSMEPNLVDADRLLVSKVSYIFSEPQRGDIIVFPSPYEDGREFIKRIIGMPGETVEIINGVIYINGEKLEEPYIVNHDNRTMATITVPEGEYFVRGDNRPVSLDSTQGWTVSRDEIDGKAWFVFWPFDSFGGAPNYKFQITAVGILILPLIMPRRLKGNGH